ACCAGCTTGCGGCATTTTGGGATCGGCTGGCGGCAATACTTTTATTCTATTGGTTTTCACTCTGGATATTTAGGATATTTAGTTCAATATTCCCAATATTGAAGCTGCTCTCATCAATTAATCCTAAATGCGAGAAAGCTAGTCTAGTGCATTTTCAAAAGACTTCTTTTGCATAAATACCTTATAGATCGAAGCATTCAGGTATCTACTTACACAACATCTCACTTGAAATAGCACTAGGTGATAATTTATTTGTTCTTTTTGCTGCCTATGGAACTCTTACCAATATAGAGCATACTGAATAATTACGCATTACATGCATATGTTGGGAGCCACATGCACAATTAAGCATACATTGGCTATGGTATCTAGAAGGGAGAGACCTTTGCTAGCAAACATTCAACCAATCCAATCCAATCTAGTTTGCTTGGTAATTGGAGCTATAGGATCTGTCTCAATTAACCTGGTGTGCAACTATTCCTAGACCATTGATTTTAGGTTGTTTGAACGATCCAAAATATCAATATCCAGGTTAACTGGCACGAGGATATGAGGGTTTCAGAGTTTTAGTTGCACATCGCGTTCTCAATTAGCGCAGGGTTGGGTTTTAGGTTAGCTATCGGCGATCGCTGCTTCCGGTTCGTCCTGCTCACTGCCCGATCGACTTGATTTACCCGCCGAGCCACCACCCCGATTCCGCCACCAGGCCAACAAAATACTGGCATTAAAAATGCTTGAATATGCGCCAGAGGCAAAGCCAATAATGAGCGCCAGGGCAAAATAGCGTAGCGTTGCTCCACCAAAGAGGAAAATGGCAATCAGGGCAAACAAGGCTGTAACGGTGGTATTGATTGAGCGGGCAAAGGTTTGATTGATGGAAATATCAACAATATCGCTAAAACTCTGGCGATCGCCCGACAGCTTCAGGTTTTCGCGGATGCGATCGAATACCACCACCGTATCATTGACCGAGAAGCCAATAATCGTCAGGATCGCCACCACAAAAAGGCTGTCTACCTCGATTTGGAAAGTTAACCCCAGGATCGCAAATACACCCAATGTGATGATCACATCATGCACCAATGCGGCGATCGCAAAAAACGCATAATCAGACTGGAATCTGACCGTCAAGTAGGCCGCAATCCCAATAAACGAGACCGCTAGCGCCAGAATGCCAGAGGTAAACAATTGCTTACCCAACAAGGGACCGACCCGTTCAATTTGCGATTGCTTAGGATCGACTCGCCCAAAGGGTTCAAGCGCTTGAGCCAGGTTTTGTTGCAGTTGCGATCGTTCGTCCACATTCAAATCGACGGTGCGGATTGACAAGCCCCGGCCATTATTACCCACCAACTGAATTACGCTGTTGCCATAACCATTC
The sequence above is a segment of the Pseudanabaena sp. PCC 7367 genome. Coding sequences within it:
- the secF gene encoding protein translocase subunit SecF, with product MKISVMKYSRVYITLSAIAILTSIAAMFISWQQVGAPLRPGIDFTGGTRITLELACLGENIGNNENQPPLDQQLDAEIGTEPTESTSTTDSNSNQNEANQACGDQIDIGAVRKVMAENGYGNSVIQLVGNNGRGLSIRTVDLNVDERSQLQQNLAQALEPFGRVDPKQSQIERVGPLLGKQLFTSGILALAVSFIGIAAYLTVRFQSDYAFFAIAALVHDVIITLGVFAILGLTFQIEVDSLFVVAILTIIGFSVNDTVVVFDRIRENLKLSGDRQSFSDIVDISINQTFARSINTTVTALFALIAIFLFGGATLRYFALALIIGFASGAYSSIFNASILLAWWRNRGGGSAGKSSRSGSEQDEPEAAIADS